A single window of Myripristis murdjan chromosome 21, fMyrMur1.1, whole genome shotgun sequence DNA harbors:
- the serpine3 gene encoding putative serpin E3 has protein sequence MCRLPVASLFICFWLVERSHCDASLQDSMGELHSRFAVSLYQTLVETENNSNLIMSPVSVSLSLGLLQLGARGNTLAQLEETLGYNVNDVQVQDFLLHSQNDVGNASQGMWLQQACALFIQSGVQLLTEFTQHAAAWANTSVVRANFSQPNHTRSQLERWGHNHGSDETWPLQAGSSSGELSGSGEAQAEALFWGRRLQMALINTVAFRGVWQKQFLFTNTQNLPFTLSDGNAIKVPMMYQATEVSFGQFRTASEQRYTVLELPYLGRSLSLLVVLPSDRKTPLSSLESQLTPRQLASWDTGLRRTKMDIFLPRFRMQSKFNLRSVLPSMGISDAFNPTTADFTGISVEEGLYVSDAFHEARIEVTEDGTKAAAATAMVLLKRSRAPVFKADRPFLFLLRQVNTESILFMGRVMNPAEQEP, from the exons ATGTGTCGCCTGCCGGTGGCGTCACTCTTCATTTGCTTCTGGTTGGTGGAGAGGAGCCACTGTGATGCCAGCCTTCAAGACAGCATGGGGGAGCTGCACTCCAGGTTCGCCGTCAGTCTCTACCAAACGCTCgtagagacagaaaacaactcCAACCTGATTATGTCCCCGGTGAGCGTCTCCCTGTCCTTGGGGCTGCTGCAGCTCGGTGCCAGGGGAAACACACTGGCTCAGCTGGAGGAAACGCTTGGATACAATGTCAACG aTGTGCAGGTACAGGACTTCCTGTTGCATTCACAGAACGATGTGGGCAATGCCAGTCAAGGAATGTGGCTACAGCAGGCCTGTGCCTTATTCATCCAGAGTGGCGTCCAACTCCTCACAGAGTTTACACAGCATGCAGCAGCCTGGGCCAATACCAGTGTGGTCCGTGCCAACTTTAGCCAGCCCAACCACACTCGCAGTCAGCTGGAACGATGGGGACACAACCATGGCAGTG ATGAGACATGGCCCCTCCAGGCAGGAAGCAGCAGTGGGGAGCTCTCAGGCTCAGGCGAAGCCCAGGCAGAGGCCTTGTTTTGGGGCCGCCGGCTGCAGATGGCCCTGATCAACACGGTGGCCTTCCGAGGTGTCTGGCAGAAACAGTTCCTCTTTACCAACACCCAGAACCTGCCCTTCACCCTCTCCGATGGAAATGCCATCAAGGTGCCCATGATGTACCAGGCTACAGAGGTCAGCTTTG GTCAGTTCAGGACAGCATCAGAGCAGCGCTACACAGTGTTGGAGCTGCCCTACCTGGGACGCTCCCTCAGTCTGCTGGTGGTGCTGCCCAGTGATAGGAAGACCCCCCTGTCCTCCCTGGAGTCCCAGCTCACCCCACGGCAACTGGCGTCCTGGGACACGGGTCTCCGCAGAACcaagatggacatttttctACCAAG GTTCAGAATGCAGAGCAAGTTCAacctgaggtcagtgctgcccTCCATGGGCATCAGTGATGCCTTTAACCCGACAACAGCTGACTTCACTGGCATATCAG TGGAGGAAGGTCTCTACGTGTCTGATGCCTTCCATGAAGCAAGAATAGAAGTCACAGAAGATGGGACCAAAGCAGCTGCTGCTACAG CTATGGTGCTACTCAAACGATCCCGTGCTCCTGTCTTCAAGGCTGACAGGCCCTTCTTGTTTCTTTTGCGACAAGTTAACACAG AATCCATCTTGTTCATGGGACGTGTGATGAATCCAGCTGAGCAGGAACCCTAG